A single region of the Actinomycetota bacterium genome encodes:
- a CDS encoding sigma-70 family RNA polymerase sigma factor, giving the protein MPMGDDSFAAFYTASYQRLLGQLFAVTGDLSEAENHLQEAYARAYVRWAQVCAYDRPEAWVRRVALNLAALAARRLRRRAVALLRLGPPPAVPELSPELLDLHNALRALPLGQRQVIVLHHLAGLPVEEVARELRVPTGTVKSRLARGRRVLAHALATDRPEVSQG; this is encoded by the coding sequence ATGCCGATGGGCGATGACAGCTTCGCCGCCTTCTACACCGCCTCCTACCAGCGGCTGCTCGGGCAGCTGTTCGCCGTCACCGGCGACCTGTCCGAGGCCGAGAACCACCTCCAGGAGGCGTACGCCCGCGCCTATGTCCGCTGGGCCCAGGTGTGCGCCTACGACCGCCCGGAGGCGTGGGTGCGGCGGGTGGCGCTGAACCTGGCCGCCCTGGCCGCCAGACGGCTGCGTCGCCGGGCCGTGGCGCTGCTGCGACTGGGCCCGCCGCCGGCGGTGCCCGAGCTGAGCCCCGAGCTGCTGGACCTCCACAACGCGCTGCGTGCCCTGCCGCTCGGCCAGCGGCAGGTGATCGTGCTGCACCATCTGGCGGGCCTGCCGGTCGAGGAGGTGGCCCGCGAGCTGCGGGTGCCGACCGGGACGGTCAAGTCCCGGCTGGCCCGCGGCCGCCGTGTCCTGGCCCACGCGCTCGCCACCGACCGGCCGGAGGTTTCGCAAGGATGA